In the Sphingomonas sp. LM7 genome, one interval contains:
- a CDS encoding TonB-dependent receptor: MTDFNSTRRFRALRSGVSLCALIAIGVASAAQAQAQTADAQAQSATDSDAQDSGPDIVVVGVRAALDTSQNIKKNADTFVDSITATDIGAFPDKSAAEALQRVPGITVSRLQSADDSTHPSGEPTGVLIRGLTQVRTEFNGRDSFSADSARGLQFNDVSPELLAGVDAYKNQTAEMIEGGLAGTVNLRTRVPFDQNGLLVTGNFKMNYGDRSDRWTPEFSGLISNVFETPIGRFGLLASYAESKVVTRTESVIMDKINTYCSAGFGTATAGTVNADGSIACTANPFGGTGFAMAPDGVRYSEVDYDRKRRGIALAAQYENNSGSVRATLQYVDSHYRNAWFERASHAKLEGGYFGTPAFNPRTGTVLGPADGSGALVFGANGMLQSGVLTQGHGSFSGTWESTQAAINAGSAIPGVPFVNNCAAPSVCTTLRDGLYLENEARNFAHREGTRDFSGNLKWDISERLHANFDAQYIDASTYNNDILVASGTMANFQYSTNEDGTPQIALLPGSNVNYASGGLTNAHNYWIPFIQGHVEDNDATEVALRTDLEYEFGEGGWFNSIKAGVRYADRKQNVRYSTFNWTPIAAPWFCNGPGFNADNTSGGAYPSNTGNCGGNAGRAPFKGYGAGIWESYAMDGFYDGKVFPNGPLVFLNRDTLKDFNKLIGSLGGAATNSPVPPGYTAICDRPEATVDDCFTPGEVLKVREQTEAAYLMLRFGGDDKTIGGMSVVGNVGLRVVKTRETSEGSVAFPASNIFANLQPCGTPLSGNSIVNPACYLTPAIQAFANNAALADTYKASSTEWLPSFNVRLGLDDKNFVRFAYSRAMSRPDIGFLRNSVAINAPIINTSPDSPYIVYNSPTAAHTAANVTGYNFVFQANAGNPALQPITADQFDLSFEHYFGRSSSFTLTGFYKKLNGSISFGEMARTFTNNGSTQTVEILGPSNAEDGGKLMGAEVAFQSFFDFLPGLLSGLGTQLNYTYVHQSDINNSNLLNASSSANLGAVGAGQPALGGTGSVIDSHQLAGISKHTFNAVALYEKGPVGFRVAYNWRSRYLTQNLDCCIGLPVFQKAAGYLDGSLRFSVNRFLELSLDASNLLNTKSVYQQQIFGDSPATPNAAPVYMDSAWSRVDRRFQFGVRAKF; this comes from the coding sequence ATGACCGATTTCAATTCTACGCGCCGGTTTCGTGCGCTGCGGAGCGGTGTCTCGCTTTGCGCGCTGATCGCGATCGGCGTCGCTTCGGCGGCGCAGGCGCAGGCGCAGACTGCCGACGCGCAGGCACAAAGCGCGACCGACTCCGATGCGCAGGATTCCGGCCCCGACATCGTCGTGGTCGGCGTGCGCGCCGCGCTCGACACGTCGCAGAACATCAAGAAGAACGCCGACACCTTCGTCGACTCGATCACTGCGACCGATATCGGCGCCTTCCCCGACAAGTCCGCCGCCGAGGCGCTGCAGCGCGTACCGGGCATCACCGTCAGCCGGCTCCAGTCGGCCGACGACAGCACGCATCCTTCGGGCGAGCCGACCGGCGTGCTGATCCGCGGCCTCACCCAGGTGCGTACCGAGTTCAACGGCCGCGACAGCTTCTCGGCGGATTCGGCGCGCGGGCTCCAGTTCAACGACGTCTCGCCCGAGCTTCTCGCCGGAGTCGACGCCTACAAGAACCAGACCGCCGAGATGATCGAGGGCGGCCTCGCCGGCACCGTCAACCTGCGCACCCGGGTGCCGTTCGACCAGAACGGCCTGCTCGTCACCGGCAATTTCAAGATGAACTACGGCGATCGCTCAGATCGCTGGACTCCCGAATTCTCGGGACTGATCAGCAATGTCTTCGAGACGCCGATCGGCCGTTTCGGCCTGCTCGCCAGCTATGCCGAGAGCAAGGTCGTGACGCGCACCGAGAGCGTGATCATGGACAAGATCAACACCTATTGCAGCGCCGGTTTCGGCACCGCGACGGCGGGCACGGTCAATGCGGACGGCAGCATCGCCTGCACCGCCAATCCGTTCGGCGGCACCGGCTTCGCGATGGCGCCCGACGGCGTCCGCTATTCGGAAGTCGATTACGACCGCAAGCGCCGCGGCATCGCGCTCGCCGCGCAATATGAGAACAACAGCGGCTCGGTCCGCGCGACGCTGCAATATGTCGACTCGCATTACCGCAATGCCTGGTTCGAGCGCGCCAGCCACGCCAAGCTGGAAGGCGGCTATTTCGGCACCCCCGCGTTCAATCCGCGCACCGGCACCGTCCTCGGCCCGGCCGACGGCAGCGGTGCGCTGGTGTTCGGGGCCAACGGCATGCTCCAGTCGGGCGTGCTGACTCAGGGCCATGGCAGCTTCAGCGGGACCTGGGAGAGCACCCAGGCGGCGATCAACGCCGGATCGGCGATCCCCGGCGTGCCCTTCGTCAACAATTGCGCCGCGCCGTCGGTCTGCACCACGCTGCGCGACGGCCTGTATCTCGAGAACGAGGCGCGCAACTTCGCGCACCGCGAGGGCACCCGCGATTTTTCGGGCAATCTCAAATGGGATATCTCGGAGCGGCTGCACGCCAATTTCGACGCGCAGTATATCGACGCGTCGACCTACAATAACGACATCCTCGTCGCCTCGGGCACGATGGCGAACTTCCAGTACAGCACCAACGAAGACGGAACCCCTCAGATCGCATTGCTGCCGGGCTCGAACGTGAATTACGCGTCGGGCGGGCTGACCAACGCCCATAATTACTGGATCCCGTTCATCCAGGGCCATGTCGAGGACAATGACGCGACCGAAGTCGCGCTGCGCACCGATCTTGAATATGAATTCGGCGAGGGCGGCTGGTTCAATTCGATCAAGGCCGGCGTGCGCTATGCCGATCGCAAGCAGAATGTCCGCTATTCGACCTTTAACTGGACTCCGATCGCGGCGCCCTGGTTCTGCAACGGCCCGGGCTTCAACGCCGACAACACCAGCGGCGGCGCCTATCCCAGCAACACCGGCAATTGCGGCGGCAACGCCGGGCGAGCGCCGTTCAAGGGCTATGGCGCGGGGATCTGGGAATCCTATGCGATGGACGGCTTCTATGACGGGAAGGTCTTCCCCAACGGACCGCTGGTCTTCCTCAACCGCGATACGCTCAAGGACTTCAACAAGCTGATCGGCTCGCTGGGCGGCGCCGCGACCAACTCGCCGGTCCCGCCGGGCTACACCGCGATCTGCGACCGGCCCGAGGCGACGGTGGACGACTGCTTCACCCCGGGCGAAGTGCTCAAGGTGCGCGAGCAGACCGAGGCGGCATATCTGATGCTGCGCTTCGGCGGCGACGACAAGACGATCGGCGGGATGAGCGTCGTCGGCAATGTTGGCCTGCGCGTGGTCAAGACGCGCGAGACCAGCGAAGGCAGCGTCGCCTTCCCGGCGAGCAACATCTTTGCCAATCTCCAGCCCTGCGGCACGCCGCTCAGCGGCAACAGCATCGTCAATCCCGCCTGCTATCTGACTCCGGCGATCCAGGCGTTCGCCAACAATGCGGCGCTGGCCGACACCTACAAGGCATCGAGCACCGAATGGCTGCCGAGCTTCAACGTGCGGCTGGGGCTCGACGACAAGAACTTCGTCCGCTTCGCCTATTCGCGGGCGATGTCGCGGCCCGACATCGGCTTCCTGCGCAACAGCGTCGCGATCAACGCGCCGATCATCAACACCTCGCCGGACTCGCCGTACATCGTCTATAATTCGCCGACCGCGGCGCACACTGCGGCGAACGTCACGGGCTACAATTTCGTGTTCCAGGCCAATGCCGGCAATCCGGCGCTCCAGCCGATCACCGCCGACCAGTTCGACTTGTCGTTCGAGCATTATTTCGGGCGGAGCAGCTCGTTCACGCTCACCGGCTTTTACAAGAAGCTCAACGGCAGCATCAGCTTCGGCGAGATGGCACGGACCTTCACCAACAACGGCTCGACTCAGACCGTCGAGATTTTGGGGCCGAGCAACGCCGAGGACGGCGGCAAGCTGATGGGCGCCGAAGTCGCGTTCCAGTCCTTCTTCGACTTCCTGCCCGGGCTGCTGAGCGGGCTCGGCACCCAGCTCAACTACACCTATGTCCACCAGTCGGACATCAACAACTCGAACCTGCTCAACGCATCTTCCAGCGCCAATCTGGGTGCAGTCGGGGCGGGGCAGCCGGCGCTCGGCGGCACCGGATCGGTGATCGACTCGCACCAGCTTGCCGGCATCTCGAAGCACACGTTCAACGCAGTCGCGCTGTACGAGAAGGGGCCGGTCGGCTTCCGCGTCGCATACAACTGGCGCTCGCGCTACCTGACCCAGAATCTCGACTGCTGCATCGGCCTGCCGGTGTTCCAGAAGGCGGCGGGCTATCTCGATGGATCGCTGCGCTTCTCGGTCAATCGCTTCCTCGAATTGTCGCTCGATGCGTCGAACCTGCTCAACACCAAGAGCGTGTACCAGCAGCAGATCTTCGGGGACTCGCCGGCAACGCCGAATGCGGCGCCGGTCTACATGGACTCCGCCTGGAGCCGCGTCGATCGCCGCTTCCAGTTCGGCGTGCGCGCCAAGTTCTGA
- a CDS encoding glycoside hydrolase family 97 protein, whose translation MYFRLAAVSLAVLAQGIAAAEARECVQSPAKVIELCVDVQDGKATYDVRRAGKPVLAPGELGLSFEGEPTARFATLANPRRSVVDTSWEQPWGEQRVIRDRHNALTVTIGGDTPLNRAVDVTFRVFDDGFGLRYGYAGLAAGQAVKVTADLTQFRPVGAQQAWWYQALGQERDEYLYTQTDARRITLAETPLTLKGDNGVYLSFHEAALVDFPSMLLAGNGTGTLTASLMPRPDGTAAHKIGPFTTPWRTVLIGDSAGALADSRIELNLNEPNKLGDVAWFKPGKYVGIWWEMHLNHSTWGSGYRHGANTDNVKRYIDFAAKSGFGGVLVEGWNQGWDGDWIANGDKFSFTKAYPDFDAPALAAYARGRGVALIGHNETGGGVENYAAQLEDAMAFYEGLGVHVVKTGYVRHSGDIADGAGGKQWFAGQYMVRHHQRVAEVAAKHRIAIDAHEPVKDTGLRRTWPNMVSREGARGQEFNAWGNPTNPPEHLAILPFTRMLAGPMDYTPGIFDLAHGKTELTRRVQSTLATQLAEYVVLYSPVQMAADLPENYEARPDAFQFIKDVPTDWEHSRTLQGEIGDFVVVARQERGGADWYLGAITDEEARTLRQSLSFLSKGMRYEAQIYADGAGADYRTNPQAYRIEKRVVTREDVLDLALAPGGGTAIRFKALR comes from the coding sequence ATGTATTTCCGCCTCGCCGCCGTATCGCTCGCCGTCCTTGCCCAAGGCATCGCCGCGGCCGAAGCGCGCGAATGCGTGCAGTCGCCGGCCAAGGTGATCGAGCTGTGCGTCGACGTGCAGGACGGCAAGGCGACCTACGACGTCCGCCGCGCGGGCAAGCCGGTGCTGGCGCCGGGCGAACTCGGGCTGAGCTTCGAGGGCGAACCGACGGCACGCTTCGCCACGCTGGCCAATCCGCGCCGCAGTGTAGTCGATACCAGCTGGGAACAGCCTTGGGGCGAGCAGCGGGTGATCCGCGACCGCCACAACGCGCTGACTGTCACGATCGGCGGCGATACCCCGCTCAACCGCGCAGTGGACGTCACCTTCCGCGTCTTCGACGACGGGTTCGGGCTGCGCTACGGCTATGCCGGGCTCGCGGCGGGGCAGGCGGTGAAGGTGACTGCCGACCTTACCCAGTTTCGCCCGGTCGGAGCGCAACAGGCCTGGTGGTATCAGGCGCTCGGGCAAGAGCGTGACGAATATCTCTACACCCAGACCGACGCGCGCCGCATTACCCTGGCCGAGACGCCGCTTACGCTCAAGGGCGACAATGGCGTCTACCTGTCGTTCCACGAAGCGGCACTGGTCGATTTCCCCAGCATGCTGCTCGCAGGCAACGGCACGGGCACGCTCACCGCATCGCTGATGCCCCGGCCGGACGGCACCGCGGCGCACAAGATCGGCCCCTTCACCACGCCGTGGCGTACCGTATTGATCGGCGACAGCGCCGGCGCGCTTGCCGACAGCCGCATCGAACTCAACCTCAACGAGCCCAACAAGCTGGGTGACGTCGCGTGGTTCAAGCCGGGCAAATATGTCGGCATCTGGTGGGAGATGCATCTCAACCACTCGACCTGGGGCAGCGGCTATCGCCACGGCGCCAACACCGACAACGTCAAACGCTATATCGATTTCGCGGCGAAGAGCGGATTCGGCGGCGTGCTGGTCGAGGGCTGGAACCAGGGCTGGGACGGCGACTGGATCGCCAATGGCGACAAGTTCAGCTTCACCAAAGCCTATCCCGATTTCGACGCGCCGGCGCTGGCCGCCTATGCGCGCGGCAGGGGCGTCGCGCTGATCGGCCATAACGAGACCGGCGGCGGCGTGGAGAATTATGCCGCGCAGCTCGAGGACGCGATGGCGTTCTACGAAGGGCTCGGCGTGCATGTGGTCAAGACCGGTTATGTCCGCCATAGCGGCGACATTGCCGATGGCGCGGGCGGCAAGCAGTGGTTCGCGGGGCAATATATGGTCCGCCACCACCAGCGCGTCGCCGAAGTCGCCGCGAAGCACCGCATCGCGATCGACGCGCACGAGCCGGTCAAGGATACCGGGCTGCGCCGCACGTGGCCCAACATGGTCAGCCGTGAGGGCGCGCGGGGGCAGGAGTTCAACGCCTGGGGCAATCCCACCAATCCGCCCGAGCACCTCGCCATCCTGCCGTTCACGCGGATGCTTGCCGGGCCGATGGACTACACCCCGGGCATCTTCGATCTCGCCCATGGCAAGACCGAACTGACGCGCCGCGTCCAGTCGACGCTGGCGACCCAGCTTGCCGAATATGTCGTGCTCTATTCGCCGGTGCAGATGGCCGCCGACCTGCCCGAGAATTACGAGGCGCGGCCCGACGCCTTCCAGTTCATCAAGGACGTGCCCACCGACTGGGAGCACTCCCGTACGCTGCAGGGCGAGATCGGTGATTTCGTCGTGGTCGCGCGGCAGGAGCGCGGCGGCGCCGACTGGTATCTCGGCGCGATTACCGACGAGGAGGCGCGCACGCTGCGCCAGTCCTTGTCCTTCCTGAGCAAGGGCATGCGCTATGAAGCGCAGATCTACGCCGACGGGGCAGGGGCCGACTACCGCACCAACCCCCAGGCCTATCGCATCGAGAAGCGCGTGGTGACGCGCGAAGACGTCCTCGATCTGGCGCTTGCCCCCGGCGGCGGGACGGCGATCCGGTTCAAGGCGCTGCGCTAA
- a CDS encoding RNA polymerase sigma factor, translating to MSSLIEMLARARRAVLRRGVSEEDADELVQDAFLKVEQYERTHAARSREALLVTAAVNLSIDRSRRRARAPFVDIDDFHAIADATPDPSQIVEQQARLRHAAEGLTQLPERTRRILLKRRLEDMSYAEIAASEDMSVAAVEKQVARATLQLMKWMAEW from the coding sequence ATGTCGAGCCTAATCGAGATGTTGGCCAGGGCGAGGCGAGCCGTGCTGCGGCGCGGGGTCTCGGAAGAGGATGCGGACGAGTTGGTGCAGGATGCTTTCCTGAAGGTCGAGCAATATGAGCGGACGCACGCTGCGCGCTCGCGCGAGGCGTTGCTCGTCACCGCCGCAGTCAATTTGTCGATCGACCGCAGCCGTCGCCGTGCCCGCGCGCCCTTCGTCGACATCGACGATTTCCATGCGATCGCCGACGCCACGCCCGATCCCTCGCAGATCGTCGAGCAGCAGGCGCGGCTGCGCCATGCCGCCGAGGGACTGACCCAGCTTCCCGAGCGCACCCGGCGCATCCTGCTCAAGCGGCGGCTTGAGGATATGAGCTATGCCGAGATCGCCGCGTCGGAGGACATGTCGGTCGCCGCGGTGGAAAAGCAGGTCGCGCGCGCCACGCTTCAGCTGATGAAGTGGATGGCGGAATGGTGA
- a CDS encoding FecR family protein, with protein sequence MVSPDPLLRRDVDAEAAAWLARLQDSDRSAATETAFKAWAHADPANEEAFERATEIWAMIPGAMLCADAPVSAPVPLPVRRSSGLRVTAFALAASLLLIVGAGSGWWLFARPIDYATRIGEQKVATLEDGSRVALNTDTEIDVAFEKDVRRVTLERGEAMFEVAPNPDRPFIVRAGDKLVKAIGTSFIVRREGSGVVVTLIQGKVSVSDVSAGAARPTLLAAGERLTAAGPNATPLIDQPALDAATAWRRGQAMFSDAPLAAAVVELNRYGGPRITIDDPHLASLRVSGVFATNDTAEFANAVAALHGLRVQKTGDELHLLR encoded by the coding sequence ATGGTGAGCCCCGATCCGCTGCTCCGCAGGGACGTCGATGCCGAGGCTGCCGCGTGGCTGGCGCGGCTGCAGGATTCGGATCGCAGCGCCGCCACCGAAACCGCGTTCAAGGCATGGGCCCACGCCGATCCCGCCAACGAGGAAGCGTTCGAGCGCGCTACCGAGATCTGGGCGATGATCCCGGGTGCGATGCTGTGCGCCGATGCGCCGGTGTCGGCACCCGTGCCGCTTCCGGTCCGGCGCAGCTCGGGCCTGCGCGTCACGGCGTTCGCGCTAGCCGCGTCGCTGCTGCTGATCGTGGGAGCGGGCAGCGGCTGGTGGCTGTTCGCGCGGCCGATCGACTATGCCACGCGCATCGGCGAGCAGAAGGTCGCGACGCTGGAGGACGGCAGCCGCGTCGCGCTCAACACCGATACCGAGATCGACGTCGCTTTCGAAAAGGACGTGCGCCGCGTCACGCTGGAGCGCGGCGAGGCGATGTTCGAAGTCGCACCCAATCCGGATCGTCCGTTCATCGTCCGTGCCGGCGACAAGCTGGTCAAGGCGATCGGCACCAGCTTCATCGTCCGCCGCGAGGGCAGCGGCGTCGTGGTGACGCTGATCCAGGGCAAGGTGTCGGTCAGCGACGTTTCGGCGGGGGCCGCGCGTCCGACTTTGCTCGCGGCGGGCGAGCGGCTTACTGCCGCCGGCCCCAACGCCACCCCGCTGATCGACCAGCCGGCGCTGGACGCGGCGACCGCCTGGCGCCGGGGGCAGGCGATGTTCAGCGATGCGCCGCTCGCCGCTGCGGTCGTCGAGCTCAACCGCTATGGCGGCCCGCGCATCACGATCGACGATCCGCACCTCGCCTCGCTGCGCGTGTCGGGCGTATTCGCAACCAACGACACCGCCGAATTCGCCAATGCCGTTGCCGCCCTGCATGGGCTTCGTGTCCAGAAAACCGGCGACGAACTGCATTTATTGCGCTGA